A DNA window from Vigna unguiculata cultivar IT97K-499-35 chromosome 10, ASM411807v1, whole genome shotgun sequence contains the following coding sequences:
- the LOC114166217 gene encoding TMV resistance protein N-like isoform X1, with the protein MEFASSSSKLSRKYDVLINFNGEDIRRKFVSHLDSAFSAVGLTTFLPHDNAMKSTHIQQPIVDLCRIAIVVFTKTYSQSARCLHQLQQIIEWHETYCRHVLPVYYETQPSDVRLQKGDFGEAFKATAHQTFSGQELEHGMSRWSYALTKAANFFGLDDSNYRSDAELVEKIVKSVLNLPILSAAKFPVGLQSRVEDVIQIMEKKSWRVFTIVIFGRGGSGKTTLAKAIYNQIHGTFTEKSFIEDIAQVRRNRAYAHLQKLLSDVLKTKVEMHSFEMGANMIRERLSGKRMLIVLDDLNEYTPFLELCACFGGGTVVIITTRNESIRNIYPVGSVFRIKLLNANESLELLSWNAFREAKPKEEYNDLAKSVAFHCGGLPLALEIIGNCLFQSTKEEWNSILCKLARIPQHHVEPKLKISFEGLRNQMEKDLFLDVCCSFVGEGRTFVKKILNGCGIYDDDSGIRVLIERGLVKVKKNNKLGMHHLLQKMGRQIIHEIDKDEMWKERQMRFDGAGYVLTNNRGTRVTDRLPVKLRSTRREPSRLQKLDGNSEYHSKKLRWISLQGFHENYQIFNEFSLHDAIAIDLDHNLLQFDWKQPQVLRWLKVLNLSHSKYLTETPDFSGLQSLEQLFLKNCQRLRKVHRSIGCLCYLILLNLKNCTSLSNLPREIYTLNSLRTLILSGCSKIDLMEKDIVRMKSLITLIAENTVVKQVPFSIVSSKAIGYISLRGFERFSCNLFPSIIIRS; encoded by the exons ATGGAATTTGCATCTTCATCATCAAAACTCTCACGGAAGTACGATGTGCTCATCAACTTCAATGGAGAAGACATCCGCAGGAAATTTGTTTCTCATCTCGATTCTGCTTTCTCTGCTGTTGGACTTACTACTTTCCTCCCCCACGACAATGCAATGAAGTCAACGCACATACAACAACCTATTGTCGATCTCTGTCGTATAGCAATTGTTGTTTTCACCAAAACCTATTCTCAATCTGCCCGGTGTCTTCATCAGCTTCAACAAATCATCGAATGGCACGAAACTTATTGCCGACATGTTCTGCCTGTATATTACGAAACTCAGCCATCTGATGTACGTCTTCAGAAGGGTGATTTTGGAGAGGCCTTCAAAGCAACTGCACACCAAACATTCTCGGGACAAGAACTGGAGCATGGTATGTCCAGGTGGAGCTACGCACTCACCAAAGCTGCAAATTTCTTTGGATTGGATGACAGCAATTACAG GAGTGATGCTGAACTCGTGGAAAAAATTGTTAAGAGCGTTCTTAATTTACCAATCTTGTCTGCTGCTAAATTTCCAGTTGGATTACAGTCCCGCGTGGAAGATGTGATTCAAATCATGGAAAAGAAATCCTGGAGAGTTTTTACGATAGTGATATTTGGGAGGGGAGGATCGGGTAAAACCACCCTCGCCAAGGCCATCTACAATCAAATTCATGGTACATTCACGGAGAAAAGTTTCATTGAAGATATTGCACAAGTTCGTCGAAACAGAGCGTATGCTCATTTACAAAAACTTCTTTCAGATGTCCTGAAAACAAAGGTGGAAATGCATAGCTTTGAGATGGGAGCAAATATGATTCGGGAAAGACTTTCTGGAAAAAGGATGCTTATTGTACTTGACGATTTAAATGAGTATACTCCATTTTTAGAACTATGTGCATGTTTCGGTGGAGGAACTGTAGTAATCATTACAACAAGAAATGAAAGCATACGGAACATATATCCAGTTGGTTCTGTATTTCGGATAAAGCTATTGAATGCAAATGAGTCACTTGAACTTCTTAGTTGGAACGCATTTAGAGAAGCAAAACCAAAAGAAGAATACAACGACCTTGCAAAAAGTGTAGCTTTTCATTGTGGAGGACTACCTCTAGCTCTTGAGATCATTGGAAATTGTTTATTTCAAAGTACAAAAGAAGAATGGAATAGTATATTGTGTAAATTAGCGAGAATTCCCCAGCACCATGTTGAACCGAAATTGAAAATAAGCTTTGAGGGATTACGTAATCAAATGGAAAAAGATTTGTTCCTTGATGTGTGTTGTTCCTTTGTTGGTGAAGGCAGAACCTTTGTTAAGAAGATCCTAAATGGCTGTGGAATATACGATGATGATAGCGGAATAAGAGTTCTCATAGAACGTGGTCTcgtaaaagttaaaaagaacAACAAACTTGGAATGCATCATTTGCTACAAAAAATGGGAAGACAAATAATTCATGAAATTGATAAAGATGAAATGTGGAAGGAGCGGCAAATGCGGTTTGATGGTGCAGGATATGTGTTGACAAATAATAGA GGGACGAGAGTAACTGATCGATTGCCTGTTAAATTGCGTTCAACCAGAAGAGAACCATCAAGACTGCAGAAACTTGATGGAAATTCTGAGTACCATTCTAAGAAACTGAGATGGATCAGTTTGCAAGGGTTTCATGAAAATTACCAAATATTTAACGAGTTTAGTCTGCATGATGCAATAGCTATTGATTTAGATCACAATCTTCTTCAATTCGACTGGAAACAACCACAG GTTTTGAGGTGGCTAAAAGTCCTTAATCTTAGTCACTCTAAGTATTTAACAGAAACCCCTGATTTTTCCGGATTACAAAGTCTTGAACAGCTTTTTCTCAAGAATTGTCAAAGATTACGCAAAGTACACCGATCTATTGGATGTCTCTGCTATCTTATTCTGCTAAATTTGAAGAATTGTACAAGCCTAAGCAATCTCCCTCGAGAGATATATACGTTGAACTCTTTAAGAACTCTTATCCTCTCTGGGTGTTCCAAGATTGACCTCATGGAAAAAGATATTGTACGAATGAAATCCTTGATAACTCTAATTGCTGAAAATACAGTTGTGAAACAAGTGCCTTTTTCAATTGTAAGCTCAAAAGCCATTGGATATATATCCCTACGAGGATTTGAGAGATTTTCATGTAATCTTTTTCCTTCAATCATTATTCGGTCTTGA
- the LOC114166217 gene encoding TMV resistance protein N-like isoform X2, whose product MFCLYITKLSHLMYVFRRVILERPSKQLHTKHSRDKNWSMVCPGGATHSPKLQISLDWMTAITVGLQSRVEDVIQIMEKKSWRVFTIVIFGRGGSGKTTLAKAIYNQIHGTFTEKSFIEDIAQVRRNRAYAHLQKLLSDVLKTKVEMHSFEMGANMIRERLSGKRMLIVLDDLNEYTPFLELCACFGGGTVVIITTRNESIRNIYPVGSVFRIKLLNANESLELLSWNAFREAKPKEEYNDLAKSVAFHCGGLPLALEIIGNCLFQSTKEEWNSILCKLARIPQHHVEPKLKISFEGLRNQMEKDLFLDVCCSFVGEGRTFVKKILNGCGIYDDDSGIRVLIERGLVKVKKNNKLGMHHLLQKMGRQIIHEIDKDEMWKERQMRFDGAGYVLTNNRGTRVTDRLPVKLRSTRREPSRLQKLDGNSEYHSKKLRWISLQGFHENYQIFNEFSLHDAIAIDLDHNLLQFDWKQPQVLRWLKVLNLSHSKYLTETPDFSGLQSLEQLFLKNCQRLRKVHRSIGCLCYLILLNLKNCTSLSNLPREIYTLNSLRTLILSGCSKIDLMEKDIVRMKSLITLIAENTVVKQVPFSIVSSKAIGYISLRGFERFSCNLFPSIIIRS is encoded by the exons ATGTTCTGCCTGTATATTACGAAACTCAGCCATCTGATGTACGTCTTCAGAAGGGTGATTTTGGAGAGGCCTTCAAAGCAACTGCACACCAAACATTCTCGGGACAAGAACTGGAGCATGGTATGTCCAGGTGGAGCTACGCACTCACCAAAGCTGCAAATTTCTTTGGATTGGATGACAGCAATTACAG TTGGATTACAGTCCCGCGTGGAAGATGTGATTCAAATCATGGAAAAGAAATCCTGGAGAGTTTTTACGATAGTGATATTTGGGAGGGGAGGATCGGGTAAAACCACCCTCGCCAAGGCCATCTACAATCAAATTCATGGTACATTCACGGAGAAAAGTTTCATTGAAGATATTGCACAAGTTCGTCGAAACAGAGCGTATGCTCATTTACAAAAACTTCTTTCAGATGTCCTGAAAACAAAGGTGGAAATGCATAGCTTTGAGATGGGAGCAAATATGATTCGGGAAAGACTTTCTGGAAAAAGGATGCTTATTGTACTTGACGATTTAAATGAGTATACTCCATTTTTAGAACTATGTGCATGTTTCGGTGGAGGAACTGTAGTAATCATTACAACAAGAAATGAAAGCATACGGAACATATATCCAGTTGGTTCTGTATTTCGGATAAAGCTATTGAATGCAAATGAGTCACTTGAACTTCTTAGTTGGAACGCATTTAGAGAAGCAAAACCAAAAGAAGAATACAACGACCTTGCAAAAAGTGTAGCTTTTCATTGTGGAGGACTACCTCTAGCTCTTGAGATCATTGGAAATTGTTTATTTCAAAGTACAAAAGAAGAATGGAATAGTATATTGTGTAAATTAGCGAGAATTCCCCAGCACCATGTTGAACCGAAATTGAAAATAAGCTTTGAGGGATTACGTAATCAAATGGAAAAAGATTTGTTCCTTGATGTGTGTTGTTCCTTTGTTGGTGAAGGCAGAACCTTTGTTAAGAAGATCCTAAATGGCTGTGGAATATACGATGATGATAGCGGAATAAGAGTTCTCATAGAACGTGGTCTcgtaaaagttaaaaagaacAACAAACTTGGAATGCATCATTTGCTACAAAAAATGGGAAGACAAATAATTCATGAAATTGATAAAGATGAAATGTGGAAGGAGCGGCAAATGCGGTTTGATGGTGCAGGATATGTGTTGACAAATAATAGA GGGACGAGAGTAACTGATCGATTGCCTGTTAAATTGCGTTCAACCAGAAGAGAACCATCAAGACTGCAGAAACTTGATGGAAATTCTGAGTACCATTCTAAGAAACTGAGATGGATCAGTTTGCAAGGGTTTCATGAAAATTACCAAATATTTAACGAGTTTAGTCTGCATGATGCAATAGCTATTGATTTAGATCACAATCTTCTTCAATTCGACTGGAAACAACCACAG GTTTTGAGGTGGCTAAAAGTCCTTAATCTTAGTCACTCTAAGTATTTAACAGAAACCCCTGATTTTTCCGGATTACAAAGTCTTGAACAGCTTTTTCTCAAGAATTGTCAAAGATTACGCAAAGTACACCGATCTATTGGATGTCTCTGCTATCTTATTCTGCTAAATTTGAAGAATTGTACAAGCCTAAGCAATCTCCCTCGAGAGATATATACGTTGAACTCTTTAAGAACTCTTATCCTCTCTGGGTGTTCCAAGATTGACCTCATGGAAAAAGATATTGTACGAATGAAATCCTTGATAACTCTAATTGCTGAAAATACAGTTGTGAAACAAGTGCCTTTTTCAATTGTAAGCTCAAAAGCCATTGGATATATATCCCTACGAGGATTTGAGAGATTTTCATGTAATCTTTTTCCTTCAATCATTATTCGGTCTTGA
- the LOC114165131 gene encoding disease resistance protein RLM3-like, with product MYDVLINFNGEDIRNKFISHLDSALSTVGFTTFLHHENAVKAMHIQQPILNLCRVAIVVFTKTYSESCWCLHQLQQIIEWNETYCRHVLPVYYEIQPSDVRLQKGEFGKAFKATAEQTFSGQQLEHGMSMWSHTLTKAANLFGWDESNYRSDAELLEKIVKSVSNLPVLLATKFPVGLHSQVEDVIQTIKNKSTEVCTIGICGEEGSGKTTLAKAIYHLVHGTFMDKSFIEDIEQISETRGYVHLQEQLLSDLLKTKVEILNVEMGRSMIRERVSGKKVLIVLDDVPNVR from the exons ATGTATGATGTGCTCATCAACTTCAATGGAGAGGACATCCGCAACAAATTTATTTCTCATCTCGATTCTGCCCTCTCTACTGTTGGATTCACCACTTTCCTTCATCATGAGAATGCAGTGAAGGCAATGCACATCCAACAACCTATTCTCAATCTGTGTCGGGTAGCAATTGTTGTTTTCACCAAAACCTATTCTGAATCTTGTTGGTGTCTTCATCAGCTTCAACAAATCATTGAATGGAACGAAACTTATTGCCGACATGTTCTGCCCGTATATTACGAAATTCAGCCATCTGATGTACGACTTCAAAAGGGTGAGTTTGGAAAAGCCTTCAAAGCAACTGCAGAACAAACATTTTCAGGACAACAACTGGAACATGGCATGTCCATGTGGAGCCACACACTCACCAAGGCTGCAAATTTATTTGGATGGGATGAGAGCAATTACAG GAGTGATGCCGAATTACTGGAGAAAATTGTAAAGAGTGTTTCTAATTTACCAGTCTTGTTGGCTACTAAATTTCCAGTTGGATTACACTCTCAAGTGGAAGATGTGATTCAAACTATCAAAAATAAATCTACGGAAGTTTGTACAATAGGGATATGTGGAGAGGAAGGATCTGGTAAAACCACCCTTGCCAAAGCCATCTACCATCTCGTTCATGGTACATTCATGGATAAAAGTTTCATTGAAGATATTGAACAAATTAGTGAAACAAGAGGGTATGTTCATTTACAAGAACAACTTCTTTCGGATTTGCTAAAAACAAAGGTAGAGATACTTAACGTTGAGATGGGAAGAAGTATGATTCGCGAAAGAGTTTCTGGGAAAAAGGTGCTCATTGTACTTGACGATGTTCCTaatgttagataa
- the LOC114167129 gene encoding TMV resistance protein N-like → MNQKESLELLSWHAFREAKPKEEYHYLARSVLSYCRGLPLALEVVGSCLFERTEEEWDIVLSRLRKMTYHIWKISFYCLGNQMERDLFLDVCCCFVGEDIAYATRILNGCGVDADSGIRVLIDRNLIKLKKNNKLGMHPLLQEMGRHIIREIRQEEMWKERRLRFDGAEYVLTDNTKTGTIERLPLKLRSGRRELSRLLKAAVNSDYLSPKLRWIRLQGFSSQHLSNSFNVDHAIAIDLKHSLLRFVWTEPQVLRGLKVLILSHSKNLTQTPDFSGLPSLEKLILKDCSGLRKVHQSIGCLSHLTLLNLKDCTSLRNLPRDICKLKSLKTLILSGCPMIDLSEKDVVEMESLITLIAENTTMKHVPFSILNSKSIGHISLRGFEGLPRNLFPSIIRSWLSPEMNSISYIHSSFMDIDNCWDDIASLLSSLKNLRSILVQCDTDFQLSNQVKSIVVEYFANFTESGISKQQFRSPLIGLGTYHEFFNAVTDNISEALVNSECSNVSLPGDNLPYWLAYMGEGYSVSFTVPRDRDIKGLALCVVYLSTPEIVAIDYLRSVLIVNHTKCTLQIHNHGTVISFNDTDWHGIMSNLGAGDKVEIFVAFGHGLVVKNTILYLICDESDYLRKELESKMNSLLRFIMKIVMCDFS, encoded by the exons ATGAACCAAAAGGAGTCTCTTGAGCTTCTCAGTTGGCACGCATTTAGAGAAGCAAAACCAAAAGAAGAATATCATTACCTTGCAAGAAGCGTGCTTTCTTATTGTAGAGGACTACCTTTAGCTCTTGAAGTCGTTGGAAGTTGTTTATTTGAAAGGACCGAAGAAGAATGGGATATTGTATTGTCAAGATTACGAAAAATGACATATCATATATGGAAAATAAGCTTTTACTGTTTAGGCAATCAAATGGAAAGGGATTTATTCCTTGATGTATGTTGTTGCTTTGTTGGTGAAGACATAGCCTATGCTACGAGGATTCTAAATGGCTGTGGAGTAGACGCTGATAGTGGAATAAGAGTTCTCATAGATCGTAACCtcataaaacttaaaaagaacAATAAACTTGGAATGCATCCTTTGCTACAAGAAATGGGAAGACATATTATTCGTGAAATTCGTCAAGAGGAAATGTGGAAGGAGCGGCGACTGCGGTTTGATGGTGCAGAATATGTATTGACAGATAATACA AAGACAGGAACCATTGAGCGATTGCCTTTGAAACTGCGTTCAGGTAGAAGAGAACTATCAAGACTGCTGAAAGCCGCTGTAAATTCTGATTACCTTTCTCCGAAACTAAGATGGATCCGTTTGCAAGGGTTTTCTTCACAACACCTATCTAATAGCTTTAATGTGGATCATGCAATAGCGATTGATTTAAAACACAGTCTTCTCCGATTCGTCTGGACAGAACCACAG GTTTTGAGGGGGTTAAAAGTCCTTATTCTTAGTCACTCCAAGAATTTAACACAAACCCCTGACTTTTCTGGGCTACCAAGTCTTGAAAAGCTCATTCTCAAGGATTGTTCAGGATTGCGCAAAGTTCATCAATCTATTGGATGTCTCAGCCATCTAACACTGCTAAATTTGAAGGACTGTACAAGTCTAAGAAATCTCCCTAGAGATATATGTAAGTTGAAATCTTTAAAAACTCTCATTCTCTCTGGGTGTCCCATGATTGACCTATCGGAAAAAGATGTAGTGGAAATGGAATCTCTTATAACTCTAATTGCTGAAAATACAACTATGAAACATGTGCCTTTTTCGATTCTAAACTCGAAAAGCATTGGACATATCTCCCTACGTGGATTTGAAGGATTGCCCCGAAATCTTTTTCCTTCTATCATTCGGTCTTGGCTATCGCCAGAAATGAATTCCATATCTTATATTCATTCGTCGTTCATGGATATTGATAATTGTTGGGATGATATTGCGTCATTGCTTAGCAGCCTGAAAAATCTTCGAAGTATTTTGGTGCAATGTGATACCGACTTCCAACTATCTAACCAAGTAAAAAGTATTGTGGTCGAATATTTCGCAAATTTTACCGAATCAGGAATTTCAAAGCAGCAATTCAGGTCTCCTTTGATTGGTCTTGGAACATACCATGAATTCTTCAATGCTGTTACCGATAACATCTCCGAG GCATTGGTAAACAGTGAGTGTAGTAATGTCTCTCTTCCAGGTGATAACCTTCCTTATTGGTTGGCCTATATGGGTGAGGGATACTCTGTTTCTTTCACTGTGCCTAGAGATCGTGACATCAAAGGATTGGCTTTATGTGTTGTTTATTTGTCAACCCCTGAAATCGTGGCAATTGATTATCTTAGAAGTGTCTTAATTGTTAATCACACAAAGTGCACATTGCAGATACACAACCATGGCACAGTAATTTCCTTTAATGATACAGACTGGCATGGTATAATGTCAAATTTGGGAGCTGGAGACAAGGTGGAGATTTTTGTTGCTTTTGGTCACGGATTGGTGGTCAAGAACACAATACTCTATCTTATATGTGATGAGTCAGATTACTTGAGAAAAGAGCTAGAGTCAAAGATGAATTCTCTTCTTagatttataatgaaaattgtaaTGTGTGACTTCTCATAA